The genomic segment TGTCCGCCGGGAGCGCGGTGGGCGGTCTGGTGTACGGCGCGGTCGAGTGGCGCTCCGGTGCCCGCGTACGGCTGTCGCTGCTGACGGCGGGGCTGGGCCTCGCCCTCGCCGGTGCCGGGCTCGCCCCGGACCTCGTCACCCTCACCGCCGCCATCGCCTGTGCGGGCCTCTTCGTCGCGCCGGCCCTGACCACCGCGTATCTCGTCGCCGACGCCTCCGCCCCGCCCGCCGCCCGCACCCGGTCCGGCGCCTGGGTCAACACCGCCGTGAACGCGGGCGTTTCGGCGGGAGCGGCCGTCTCGGGTCTCCTGGTCGCCCACTTCTCGCCGGCCCTCGGCTTCGCCCTCGCGGGCGGCACGGCCCTGCTCGCGGCGACGGCCGTGGGGGCGGGGAAGCGGCGGGGCCGTCCGGCGGCGCGGGAGGAGAGTGGGGTGGAGCGGGAGGAGAGTGTGGTGGAGCGGGTCGGCGAACTGCGGTGAGCGGGTTCCGGACGACCCGTGCAGGGCCCTGAAACGCCGGTAGGGGCACCCGGTGTCGGGTGCCCCTACCTGTGGGGGAGGAAGGCTCTCACCTCCGGGGGAGTCGAGGTGTCGGCCTTCCGGTGTGGAAGGAGGAGTCGGTCTCCCGGGGGTGGGGGGAGGGAGACGTGGTCCTCCTGGAGGGCGACGGCCGGCCGAGGGGGATCGGCGGCGTCACTCCTGCCGGTGGCTCGTGTGGGCCCGCGCGGACGTCAGTCCTCCGAGCGGTCGGCGGTGACCTTGCCGGAGTCGGGGTTCACCCTCCAGTCGCTGCCGGTGCCGTCGGCGGCGGTGGTGTCGACCTCCCAGGCCTTGTCCCTGCTCTCCTCGTCGAGGTCGACGGAGGTGACCGTGCCCTTGTCGGCGGCGGCCTCGGCGGCCTCCGCGGCGGTCACGGAGCCGCCCTTCAGCGCGGCCCGGATCTGCTCGGTCTCGGCGGCGTCGTCACCGTCGTCGTCCCGGTCGGCGTGCGAGCCGAGGACCTTGCCGGTGCCGGGGTCGACCTGGACGCTGAACCACTTGCCGCCGTCGGTCAGGACGTCGACGTCCCAGACCAGGTTCGTGCCCTCGTCGTCGAGATCGGCGGAGACCGCCGTGCCGGTCTTCTGCTTCAGCGCCGTCCTGATCGCGTCGGCGGCCGTGACCTGACCGGCCTTCGCCTCGGCGGCGTTCTCGGCCTTGTCCTCGGCGTCCTCGCCCGTGTCGCGGGCGGCCTTGTCCTCGGCCCGGTCCTCGGCCTTGTCCTGTGCCGAGTCGTCGGTGTCGTTGACGTCGTCCCGGTCGTTGCCGTCGTTCGACACCGTCACGGACTTCTTCGTCGGCGCCTCCTCGTCACCCGAGACCGCGATGGCGGTCGCGGTGCCGCCGCCGATCAGGGCGACGGCCGTGATGGTGGCGATGACGATGTTGCGCTTCATGGTTTTCCTCCAGAATGCGACTGGTCGCAACCAGTAACGGATGAAGTCGCCGGTTGCAGCTGGCTTGTTCGGCCTCGTCTGCTTCGACGGGAACCAATCTGGCCGACCGACGCTGAAGCGGACCTGAAGCCCCCTGAAGACCGCTTCAGGTTCGGTTTGCCAAGCTGGGCGCATGCGCCTGTTGATCGTGGAAGATGAGAAGCGGCTCGCGGTGTCGCTGGCCAAGGGGCTGACGGCCGAGGGATACGCCGTGGACGTCGTCCACGACGGGATCGACGGCCTGCACCGGGCGAGCGAGGGGTCGTACGACCTCGTGATCCTCGACATCATGCTGCCCGGCATGAACGGCTACCGCGTGTGCGGCGCCCTGCGTGCCGCCGGGCACGACGTGCCGATCCTGATGCTCACCGCGAAGGACGGCGAGTACGACGAGGCCGAGGGCCTCGACACGGGCGCCGACGACTATCTGACCAAGCCCTTCTCGTACGTCGTCCTCGTGGCCCGGGTCAAGGCGCTGCTGCGGCGGCGCGGTCCGTCGGGCGGTGCCTCGCCCGTGCACGAGGTCGGCGATCTGTTGGTCGACACCGCCGCCCGGCGCGTGTTCGTCGCCGAGGACGAGATCACCCTCACCACCAAGGAGTTCTCCGTCCTGGAGCAGCTCGTGATGAGAGCCGGTGAGGTCGTGTCCAAGGCCGACATCCTGGAGCACGTCTGGGACTTCGCCTACGACGGCGACCCGAACATCGTCGAGGTCTACATAAGCGCCCTGCGCCGCAAGCTCGGCTCCCCGCTCATCAAGACCGTACGCGGGGCCGGATACAGACTGGAGGCCCGCCCGTGAAGCGCCGTCTCGGCTCGGTGAGGGCGCGCGCCACCCTGGCCGCGACCGTCGTCGTCGCCGTCGCCCTGGTCGCCGCGGGCGCCGCCGTGCTGCTCTCGCTGCGGTTCACCCTCACCGACAAGGCGGACGCGGAGGCCGACTCCGTGGCCCGCAACGCCGCCTCGGCGCTGGCGAACGGGTTCGCCTACGACGAGCTGAGGCTGCCGGACGGCGACGAGAACCCCGTCGAGGTCCTGGACCGGAACGAGAAGCCCGTCGTGGTCGGCGAGGACGTCGAGGGCATGGACGTGACCGCCGTCGACTCGGACCGGCTGAACTCCGAGACCAACGACGACGTCGACGACCGGGCGGAGGGCGACCGGGACGCGGAGGACGCGGACACGCTCGGTGCCGCCGACGTCGCCGACGAGACCTGGTACGGCGAGGGCACCGCCACCGTCGAGGGGGTGACGGCGGACTACCGGTTCGCCGGGGTCGAGGTGGTCACGCCGGCCGGCGTGCCGCTCACCGTCTACGCGGGCGCCCCGCTCTCCACCGAAGAGGACGCCGTCGGCACCGCGTTGACGACCATGCTCATCGGCCTGCCGCTCCTGCTGCTGACGGTCGGCGGGGTGACGTACTTCGTCACCAAGCGGGCTCTGCGCCCCGTCGAGGGCATCCGTTCCGAGATGGCGGCCATCACCGCCTCCGAGGATCTCTCCCGACGCGTCCCCGAGCCGGACACGCACGACGAGATCGCCCGGCTGGCCCGGACGACGAACGAGACGCTGGCCGCGCTGGAGACGTCGGTGGAGCGGCAGCGCGCGTTCGTCGCGGACGCCTCGCACGAGCTGCGCAGCCCGATCGCGTCGCTGCGGACCCAGCTCGAAGTGGGCGCGGCGCATCCGGAGTTGCTGGATCTGGAGGGCGCCGTCGAGGACACCGTACGGCTGCAGAGCCTCGCCGCCGACCTGCTGCTGCTCGCCCGCCTGGACGCGGGGGAGCGGCCGCCGCCCGACGCGCGGTTCGACCTGGCGAAGGTCGTACGGCAAGAGGTGGCGTCCCGGGACGGCGTGACCCTGGACGGCGTCGAGTCCGTGGAACTGCGCGGCTCGCGCAACCAGGTCTGCCGGGTCCTCGGCAACCTCCTGGACAACGCCCGCCGCCATGCCCAGGACCGGGTCGCCGTCACCCTGCGCACCACCCCGGACTGGGCGATCCTCCAGGTCGTCGACGACGGTTCGGGCGTCCCCCGGGCCGACCGCGAACGCGTCTTCGAACGCTTCGTCCGCCTCGACGAGTCCCGGGCGAGGGACGACGGCGGCGCGGGCCTGGGCCTCGCCATCGCCCGGGACATCGCCGTACGCCATGGAGGCACGTTGACGGTCGACGACGCCCCCGGCGGAGGCGCCCTCTTCGAACTGAGGTTGCCACGCGTGTGAGGGCGCCGGGAAACCGCCGTTTCCACCAGGGGCGCGGGGCTGTATTGATGTGCGGATCCGCCGCGTGGGCGCGACCAGCCACGACGATCCCGCAGCCGCGAGCCGTCCCACAGTCCCCCGGCGCTGAATCGGCGAACCGCAGCGGAGCGCTACGGTTTGCCGCGGTGGCTCCGGAGGTGCTCCGCGATCGGCGTCAGCGACTTGTGCAGCTCCTCCAGCGCCTCCTCCGGCAGCAGATCGATGAAGTGCCGCCGGACGGAGGCGACATGATGGGGCGCCACCCGCTGCATCGTCTCCATGCCGTGCTCCGTGAGCACGGCGAACAGCCCGCGCCGGTCGGACTCGCAGTTCTCCCGGCGCACCAGGTCCCCGTTCTCCATGCGGGTGATCTGGTGCGAGAGGCGGCTCTTGGACTGGAGTGTGGCGGCGGCGAGGTCGCTCATCCGCATCCGGTGGCCCTCCGACTCGGAGAGGTTCACCAGGATCTCGTAGTCGTTCATTGTCAGGCCGAACGGCTGCAGATCCCTTTCGAGCTGGTGCGTCAGCAGCCTGTTGACGTCCAGATGGGTGCGCCAGGCGCACTGCTCCGCATCGGTCAGCCAGCGCGTGGCCGTTTCGGTCTCCATGAATGAAGTCTACCTAAAAGGTTGAAAGGCGAACTAGTGAGGGTTCGGTGCTGCTGGTCGTACGGACAGGGCGGGTCTTACGGGGGTGGAGCATGACAACGCGCACACGTTCGATGTCACACTCCGCAGACTACCGCTCACAGCCCGAAGCGACGCTGGAGATCCCCCAGCTGTCCGGGAAGGCGCGGTGCGCCCGCCGGCTGTCCGTGGTGGCCCGGCACCCCGCCGCCGCCGGGTACGCCCGGCTCGTGCGGGACCATGCCCGTGGCCTGCTCGGCCATGAGGGTCTCGGAGGACTGGAGCAGGACCGTGCCCGCCCCGACGAACTCGAACTGGTGCTCCTCGCCGGAGGCGCCGCCCAGGCCTGTCATCGCACGTAGGCCGCCCATGAGGCCCGCCATGTAACCGTGGTCGTAGTGATGGCAGGGCGAGGGGCAGTCGGCCCATCCGACCAGGGCCTGCGGGTCGACCCGGATGGGGGGTTCCATGAACACCACCGGGCCGTTGGAGGCCGCCACGAACTTGCCCGTGCCGATCAGGGTCAGGAAGCCCGGGACGATCGACTGCTTCAGCGCGAGACTTGGCTGAAAAGCGAGGAGGTTGCCCGAGCGAATGGTCAGGTTGCCGTCTTCGAGGTCGTACGAATTGACGTCGAAGGCCCGGTCGGCGAGGAGCATCTTGCCGGAGCCCTCGGCCACGACCCAGTCGCTGGCGTGCAGAGGCGAATGGAACGACGTACGGACGAGACCGCCGAAACGGCCGTGCCCGATGCCGTTGAACTCCATCGAGCCGTAGTAGGCGATCATCTTGCCCTTCTGCAGGAACCACTGGCTCCCCTTGAGCTCCACGCAGAAGGTGTAGTTGTTGACGTTGTCGTCGGACGGCAGCGTCATCGGGTCGTGGACGGTCGGGCCGGCCACCGGGGCCCCGTACATGCTCACAGCTTCTCCTCCGAGGCCTGGACGTACACCGCACCACTGCCGCTCAGCTCCAGCTGGAACGCCTCGCCGGAGCCCCGGCCCACCATGTCGCGCCAGCCGAGCGCGGTGGAGAGCTTGTTGCGTACGTCGCCGTGGTGCGCCACGTACGCCTGCGGGTCCACGTGGACCGGGCGCTGGGGGGTGATCGGGACCTCGATCACACCGCCGTGCGCCATGACGGCGACG from the Streptomyces sp. NBC_00310 genome contains:
- a CDS encoding PepSY domain-containing protein gives rise to the protein MKRNIVIATITAVALIGGGTATAIAVSGDEEAPTKKSVTVSNDGNDRDDVNDTDDSAQDKAEDRAEDKAARDTGEDAEDKAENAAEAKAGQVTAADAIRTALKQKTGTAVSADLDDEGTNLVWDVDVLTDGGKWFSVQVDPGTGKVLGSHADRDDDGDDAAETEQIRAALKGGSVTAAEAAEAAADKGTVTSVDLDEESRDKAWEVDTTAADGTGSDWRVNPDSGKVTADRSED
- a CDS encoding response regulator transcription factor gives rise to the protein MRLLIVEDEKRLAVSLAKGLTAEGYAVDVVHDGIDGLHRASEGSYDLVILDIMLPGMNGYRVCGALRAAGHDVPILMLTAKDGEYDEAEGLDTGADDYLTKPFSYVVLVARVKALLRRRGPSGGASPVHEVGDLLVDTAARRVFVAEDEITLTTKEFSVLEQLVMRAGEVVSKADILEHVWDFAYDGDPNIVEVYISALRRKLGSPLIKTVRGAGYRLEARP
- a CDS encoding sensor histidine kinase, with protein sequence MKRRLGSVRARATLAATVVVAVALVAAGAAVLLSLRFTLTDKADAEADSVARNAASALANGFAYDELRLPDGDENPVEVLDRNEKPVVVGEDVEGMDVTAVDSDRLNSETNDDVDDRAEGDRDAEDADTLGAADVADETWYGEGTATVEGVTADYRFAGVEVVTPAGVPLTVYAGAPLSTEEDAVGTALTTMLIGLPLLLLTVGGVTYFVTKRALRPVEGIRSEMAAITASEDLSRRVPEPDTHDEIARLARTTNETLAALETSVERQRAFVADASHELRSPIASLRTQLEVGAAHPELLDLEGAVEDTVRLQSLAADLLLLARLDAGERPPPDARFDLAKVVRQEVASRDGVTLDGVESVELRGSRNQVCRVLGNLLDNARRHAQDRVAVTLRTTPDWAILQVVDDGSGVPRADRERVFERFVRLDESRARDDGGAGLGLAIARDIAVRHGGTLTVDDAPGGGALFELRLPRV
- a CDS encoding MarR family winged helix-turn-helix transcriptional regulator, translating into METETATRWLTDAEQCAWRTHLDVNRLLTHQLERDLQPFGLTMNDYEILVNLSESEGHRMRMSDLAAATLQSKSRLSHQITRMENGDLVRRENCESDRRGLFAVLTEHGMETMQRVAPHHVASVRRHFIDLLPEEALEELHKSLTPIAEHLRSHRGKP
- a CDS encoding AIM24 family protein; protein product: MYGAPVAGPTVHDPMTLPSDDNVNNYTFCVELKGSQWFLQKGKMIAYYGSMEFNGIGHGRFGGLVRTSFHSPLHASDWVVAEGSGKMLLADRAFDVNSYDLEDGNLTIRSGNLLAFQPSLALKQSIVPGFLTLIGTGKFVAASNGPVVFMEPPIRVDPQALVGWADCPSPCHHYDHGYMAGLMGGLRAMTGLGGASGEEHQFEFVGAGTVLLQSSETLMAEQATGMVPHEPGVPGGGGVPGHHGQPAGAPRLPGQLGDLQRRFGL